The Blastopirellula retiformator genome includes a region encoding these proteins:
- the argJ gene encoding bifunctional glutamate N-acetyltransferase/amino-acid acetyltransferase ArgJ: MDEPTQQIKIPAGFRFAGVHCGLKRNPNKEDISLIVCDNPATAAGVYTTNKVFAAPVRRDRSRTPSDKIRAVITNSGNANACTGEQGEKDCAEMANIVAEQIGASADDVLVMSTGIIGVHLPMEKIRSGIAAATGQTGAEASDFIAAARGILTTDNGKKIASRSVTIDGRTFQIAGMCKGAGMIAPNMATMLGIVLTDAPLSVDQAQSVLSQVADETFNCIRVDGHMSTNDSLLLLASGAEGGETLTDAQLDQLQVAMKEACEEMARLIPADGEGATHLIKIDVEGCASVDDAKKIAIEVADSPLVKTAITGGDPNWGRIVSAVGYAGVTFDPLKLELRLNDILLYQEGTPVQFDAKNVSQSIKGSFETHVQLTLFEGDAKARVWASDLTVEYVKFNADYST, translated from the coding sequence ATGGACGAACCCACACAACAGATCAAGATTCCCGCTGGATTTCGCTTCGCTGGGGTCCACTGTGGCCTGAAACGCAATCCGAACAAGGAAGACATCTCCTTGATCGTCTGCGACAACCCGGCGACAGCCGCCGGCGTTTACACCACCAACAAGGTGTTCGCCGCCCCGGTCCGCAGGGATCGCAGCCGCACGCCGTCGGACAAGATCCGCGCCGTCATCACCAACTCGGGCAACGCCAACGCCTGCACTGGTGAGCAAGGTGAGAAAGACTGCGCCGAGATGGCCAATATCGTCGCCGAGCAGATCGGCGCCTCGGCCGACGACGTATTGGTAATGTCGACCGGCATTATCGGCGTGCATCTGCCGATGGAGAAGATTCGCAGCGGCATCGCCGCCGCCACGGGTCAAACCGGCGCCGAGGCGTCCGACTTTATCGCCGCCGCCCGCGGTATTCTGACGACCGACAACGGCAAGAAGATCGCGTCGCGTTCGGTGACCATCGATGGCCGCACCTTCCAGATCGCCGGCATGTGCAAAGGCGCCGGCATGATCGCCCCTAACATGGCGACGATGCTCGGCATCGTGCTGACCGACGCACCGCTGAGCGTCGACCAGGCCCAGTCGGTGCTCAGCCAGGTCGCCGACGAAACCTTCAACTGCATCCGGGTCGATGGCCACATGAGCACCAACGACTCGCTGCTGCTATTGGCCAGCGGCGCCGAAGGGGGCGAAACGCTTACCGACGCCCAGCTCGATCAGCTTCAGGTCGCCATGAAAGAAGCCTGCGAAGAGATGGCTAGGCTGATTCCGGCTGACGGCGAAGGCGCTACGCACCTGATCAAGATCGACGTCGAGGGATGCGCCAGCGTCGATGACGCCAAGAAGATCGCGATCGAAGTGGCCGACAGCCCGCTGGTGAAGACCGCGATCACCGGCGGCGACCCCAACTGGGGACGGATTGTCTCGGCCGTCGGCTATGCCGGCGTTACGTTCGACCCGCTGAAGCTGGAGCTTCGCCTGAACGACATCCTGCTCTACCAGGAAGGGACGCCGGTCCAATTCGACGCCAAGAACGTCTCGCAATCGATCAAGGGCTCCTTTGAAACGCACGTCCAGCTGACGCTGTTCGAAGGAGACGCCAAGGCCCGCGTCTGGGCCAGCGACCTGACGGTCGAGTACGTGAAGTTCAACGCCGACTATTCAACGTAG
- a CDS encoding NUDIX hydrolase, translating to MKSFASNNAASATWTRSLCAQLGPTLPQQPIPGPYGPQLVYARHHGPPRHDARLASVLIHLFPHDGVWSFPLVRRADVGDVHSGQIGLPGGMIEPQETALDAARREFEEETGVAIAADQVQGELSPVFIYVSNFWVRCFVSFGPEITQWSPCDREVAELLFLPLGELWNEQIRSTIDVNRRGLQLAGPALEIGDRLLWGATYHILMNFVQTLRAGQSGQENAA from the coding sequence ATGAAATCTTTCGCGTCCAATAACGCCGCCAGCGCCACATGGACGCGATCGCTCTGCGCCCAGCTTGGCCCTACCCTTCCCCAACAGCCGATCCCTGGTCCCTATGGCCCGCAGTTGGTTTACGCCCGGCATCATGGCCCGCCGCGGCATGACGCTCGTCTGGCTTCTGTGCTGATCCATCTGTTTCCGCACGATGGCGTCTGGTCGTTTCCGCTGGTGCGCCGGGCGGACGTCGGCGACGTCCACTCGGGGCAGATCGGGCTTCCCGGCGGAATGATCGAGCCGCAAGAGACCGCCCTGGACGCCGCACGCCGCGAGTTTGAAGAAGAGACCGGCGTGGCGATCGCCGCGGATCAGGTCCAAGGAGAGCTTTCGCCCGTCTTTATCTACGTCAGCAACTTCTGGGTGCGGTGCTTCGTCTCGTTCGGCCCCGAAATCACCCAGTGGTCTCCCTGCGATCGCGAAGTGGCCGAACTCCTGTTTCTGCCGCTAGGAGAACTCTGGAACGAGCAGATTCGCTCCACGATCGACGTCAACCGCCGCGGCCTGCAACTGGCCGGCCCCGCCCTGGAGATCGGCGATCGCCTCTTGTGGGGTGCGACCTACCACATCCTGATGAACTTCGTCCAGACGCTACGGGCAGGCCAAAGCGGCCAGGAAAACGCCGCCTGA
- a CDS encoding NUDIX hydrolase: MSFVYEYARPSVTVDCVVFGLDDDGLKILLIQRDAPPFEGGWALPGGFVEMEESLDQAALRELQEETGVHELFLEQLYTFGAVDRDPRTRVITVAYYALVNLKDHKLEAATDARAAAWFELDDLPTLAFDHADILQMAQERLQGKVRYQPIGFELLPEKFSLRQLQRMYEIVLGRPLDKRNFRKKALSLGVLEDLNEVERDVSHRAARLYRFDREKYQQLVKNGFHFEL; this comes from the coding sequence ATGTCGTTTGTCTACGAATATGCCCGCCCGTCGGTGACGGTCGACTGCGTCGTTTTCGGCCTGGATGACGACGGGCTGAAGATCTTGTTGATTCAGCGCGACGCGCCGCCGTTTGAAGGAGGCTGGGCGCTGCCGGGCGGTTTCGTCGAAATGGAGGAATCGCTTGATCAGGCGGCCCTTCGCGAACTGCAGGAAGAGACCGGCGTCCACGAGCTGTTCCTGGAACAGCTTTATACGTTTGGCGCCGTCGATCGCGATCCGCGGACGCGGGTGATCACGGTCGCCTACTACGCGCTCGTCAATCTGAAAGATCACAAGCTGGAAGCGGCGACCGACGCCCGAGCGGCGGCCTGGTTCGAGCTGGACGATCTGCCGACCCTGGCGTTTGACCATGCCGACATTCTGCAGATGGCGCAAGAGCGACTGCAGGGCAAGGTTCGCTATCAACCGATTGGGTTCGAGCTATTGCCGGAGAAGTTCTCGCTGCGGCAGTTGCAGCGGATGTACGAAATCGTGTTAGGGCGGCCGCTCGACAAACGCAACTTCCGCAAGAAGGCGCTGAGTCTGGGGGTGCTGGAAGACTTGAACGAAGTGGAGCGAGACGTTTCGCATCGAGCGGCGCGGCTCTATCGCTTTGATCGCGAGAAGTACCAGCAGTTGGTCAAGAACGGATTTCACTTTGAGTTGTAA
- a CDS encoding FHA domain-containing protein, protein MFGELIPVGGGDPIPLLKKSLLVGRRETCDIVLRFANVSSNHCQLYVSKGYWYVLDQNSRNGTKVNKERVQTGEKRIDPSDKIAIAKHVYELKYDPAELGAVGPPPADENVMEDILSKSLLERAGINSSNRRFGGD, encoded by the coding sequence ATGTTTGGAGAGCTCATTCCTGTGGGCGGGGGGGATCCGATTCCCCTGCTGAAGAAAAGCTTGTTGGTAGGACGACGAGAGACCTGCGACATCGTGCTCCGATTCGCCAACGTTTCTTCGAACCACTGCCAATTGTACGTAAGCAAGGGTTATTGGTACGTTCTCGACCAAAACAGCCGCAACGGCACCAAGGTCAACAAAGAACGGGTCCAGACCGGCGAGAAGCGGATCGATCCAAGCGACAAGATCGCGATCGCCAAGCATGTTTACGAACTGAAATACGATCCTGCCGAGTTGGGCGCCGTCGGGCCGCCGCCAGCAGATGAAAATGTAATGGAAGACATTCTCAGCAAGTCGCTGCTGGAACGAGCCGGCATCAATAGCAGCAATCGCCGCTTTGGCGGCGACTAG
- a CDS encoding nicotinate phosphoribosyltransferase: protein MLPTVYRGSLALLTDLYQLTMAYGYWKRRRADRLATFHLFFRKLPFEGGYAVAAGLGLAIDYLRQFRFDDEDLSYLATLRGNDDRPLFEEGFFDYLAQLRFNGDLEAVAEGTVVFPNQPLVRVTAPLLVAQLLETPLLNLINFSTLIATKSARICQAAQGESVLEFGLRRAQGIDGGLTGARAAFIGGAGATSNVLAGKILGIPVRGTHAHSWVMAYGDEPQAFAEYAEAMPNNCVFLVDTYDTLEGVRHAIEAGKELRQRGHKMVGIRLDSGDLAYLSSEARRMLDEAGFPEAAIVGSSDLDEYVIQSLKQQGAKISVWGVGTRLATAYDQPALGGVYKLAAIQNEQGEWERRIKLSEQRIKTTIPGRLQVKRYSRDGRVVGDLMYDELLGEPNEKVIIDPADPARRKKLSAAMECETLLQPIVRQGEIVYQSPTLAEMQARTQTELARFHPSVRRLLNPHGYPVGLDRKLYRERERMIQAARGLEQED, encoded by the coding sequence ATGTTGCCCACCGTATATCGCGGGTCGCTAGCCCTTCTGACCGACCTTTATCAATTGACGATGGCCTATGGCTATTGGAAACGCCGGCGTGCCGATCGCTTGGCGACATTCCATCTCTTTTTCCGGAAGTTGCCGTTTGAGGGGGGATATGCCGTCGCGGCTGGACTGGGGCTGGCGATCGACTACCTGCGTCAATTTCGCTTTGATGACGAAGATCTGAGCTACCTGGCGACGCTGCGGGGCAATGACGATCGCCCGCTGTTTGAGGAAGGGTTCTTCGATTATCTCGCCCAGCTTCGCTTTAACGGCGATCTGGAAGCGGTCGCCGAAGGAACTGTTGTATTTCCGAACCAGCCGCTCGTGCGGGTCACCGCGCCGCTCTTGGTGGCTCAATTGCTCGAAACCCCACTACTGAACCTGATCAACTTCTCGACCTTGATCGCCACCAAGTCGGCCCGCATTTGCCAGGCCGCCCAAGGGGAATCGGTCCTGGAGTTTGGTCTGAGAAGAGCCCAAGGGATCGATGGCGGTTTGACGGGCGCCAGGGCGGCGTTCATCGGCGGGGCCGGAGCGACGTCGAATGTGCTGGCCGGCAAGATTTTGGGGATTCCGGTTCGCGGCACGCATGCCCATAGCTGGGTGATGGCGTATGGAGACGAGCCGCAAGCATTCGCCGAATATGCCGAGGCGATGCCCAACAACTGCGTCTTCCTGGTCGACACCTATGACACGCTCGAAGGGGTGCGTCATGCGATCGAAGCGGGAAAGGAACTGCGACAACGCGGCCACAAGATGGTTGGCATTCGACTCGACTCGGGCGACTTGGCCTACTTGAGCAGCGAGGCTCGGCGGATGCTCGACGAGGCAGGCTTCCCCGAGGCGGCGATCGTCGGCAGCAGCGATCTGGACGAATATGTGATCCAAAGTTTGAAACAGCAAGGCGCCAAGATTTCGGTCTGGGGCGTTGGCACACGACTGGCGACCGCCTACGACCAGCCGGCGCTCGGCGGCGTTTACAAACTGGCGGCGATCCAAAACGAGCAAGGAGAATGGGAGCGACGGATCAAGCTCTCGGAGCAACGGATCAAGACGACCATTCCGGGGCGGCTGCAAGTCAAACGTTACTCGCGTGATGGCCGCGTCGTCGGCGACTTGATGTATGACGAACTTCTGGGCGAGCCCAACGAGAAGGTAATCATCGACCCGGCCGATCCGGCTCGCCGCAAAAAGCTCTCGGCGGCGATGGAGTGCGAAACGTTACTGCAACCAATCGTGCGGCAGGGCGAGATCGTTTACCAATCGCCGACGCTGGCCGAGATGCAGGCCCGCACGCAAACCGAACTGGCGCGCTTTCACCCGAGCGTCCGCCGGCTACTCAATCCGCACGGTTATCCGGTGGGACTCGATCGGAAACTGTACCGCGAGCGAGAACGGATGATCCAGGCGGCACGCGGCTTGGAACAGGAGGATTAA
- a CDS encoding DUF6798 domain-containing protein has product MATPAETSPAPVQPGDWRSFLLETAAITLIFALYVATLGPEVNEPHYLCKAKHYWNPDWLKNDFFLSAPGAHYTFYWTLGSLTLLFPLPVVAWIGRLISWLALAAAWRYLSFTLIPRRLCSIATAAIWLATMHYGHLAGEWLVGGVEGKTFAYPFVLLALALALRNRWNPAWVSLGGASAFHILVGGWSVVALFVAWVLIGRKSTPLYPMLTGLMGGGLISLLGLVPALLLTAGLPDEMQTEAHQLYVFYRLPHHLVVHRMDSLRQLCFATVTAGWAIFAWSTRRQRPLQLINAFVIGSLLIAVCGVVIDQVFCYWLGNFGLAAKLLRFYWFRLSDVAVPLGLAFSVGWRLFVVTEEDRRTLVRRASLAIVLAATTIALGIRIQSRLASPMPPADDMASVSDYNQWLAMCRWIRTNTPANAAFLTPLNQGTFKWNAQRSEVVTHKDVPQEASSLLGWKERRWRTMRYERLSSEQVRLLSRDYGFGYVVVDTHSRPDFAGWDFPRVYPLDENSDSPYEIFRVQ; this is encoded by the coding sequence ATGGCGACTCCTGCAGAAACTTCTCCCGCCCCGGTTCAGCCGGGCGACTGGCGCTCGTTTCTGCTCGAAACGGCGGCGATCACGCTGATCTTCGCCCTCTATGTGGCGACGCTGGGGCCCGAGGTCAATGAGCCGCACTATCTGTGCAAGGCGAAGCACTACTGGAACCCAGACTGGCTGAAAAACGATTTTTTCTTGTCCGCGCCTGGCGCTCATTACACCTTCTACTGGACGCTTGGTTCGTTGACGCTGCTGTTTCCGCTGCCGGTCGTGGCCTGGATCGGCCGGTTGATCTCATGGCTGGCGCTGGCCGCCGCGTGGCGATATCTCAGCTTCACGCTCATTCCTCGCCGCTTGTGCAGCATCGCTACCGCCGCGATCTGGCTGGCGACCATGCACTATGGCCATCTCGCCGGCGAATGGTTGGTCGGCGGGGTCGAAGGAAAAACGTTCGCCTATCCGTTTGTGTTGCTGGCTCTAGCGCTAGCCCTACGAAATCGTTGGAATCCGGCCTGGGTATCGCTGGGAGGCGCTAGTGCGTTTCATATTTTGGTCGGCGGCTGGTCGGTAGTGGCGTTGTTTGTCGCCTGGGTTTTGATCGGGCGAAAGTCGACGCCCCTCTACCCGATGCTGACCGGATTGATGGGAGGCGGACTTATCTCGCTGCTGGGGCTGGTCCCGGCGCTGCTGTTGACCGCCGGTCTGCCCGACGAAATGCAGACGGAAGCCCACCAGCTGTACGTTTTTTACCGCTTGCCGCATCACCTAGTCGTCCACCGTATGGATTCGCTGCGGCAGCTTTGCTTTGCGACCGTAACCGCCGGTTGGGCGATCTTCGCCTGGTCGACGCGGCGGCAGCGCCCCTTGCAGTTGATCAACGCGTTTGTGATTGGCAGTCTGCTGATCGCCGTCTGCGGCGTCGTGATTGACCAGGTCTTCTGCTACTGGCTGGGGAATTTTGGTCTCGCAGCGAAACTGCTCCGCTTCTATTGGTTCCGGCTGAGCGACGTCGCTGTTCCGCTTGGGCTCGCCTTCAGCGTCGGCTGGCGGCTGTTTGTCGTCACCGAAGAGGATCGTCGCACGCTCGTTCGCCGGGCGTCGCTGGCGATCGTGTTGGCGGCGACAACAATCGCTTTGGGGATCCGCATCCAATCGCGGCTCGCTTCGCCGATGCCGCCCGCCGACGATATGGCGTCGGTTTCCGACTACAACCAGTGGCTGGCGATGTGTCGCTGGATTCGCACGAACACGCCGGCAAACGCCGCCTTTCTGACGCCGCTCAATCAAGGCACGTTCAAATGGAACGCCCAGCGCAGCGAGGTCGTCACCCACAAAGATGTGCCGCAGGAAGCGTCTAGCTTGCTGGGCTGGAAAGAACGTCGCTGGCGGACGATGCGGTACGAACGGCTCTCGAGCGAGCAAGTTCGGCTGTTGAGCCGCGACTACGGTTTCGGCTACGTTGTAGTCGACACCCATTCGCGCCCCGACTTCGCAGGCTGGGATTTTCCCCGCGTCTATCCGCTCGACGAGAACTCCGACTCGCCCTATGAAATCTTTCGCGTCCAATAA
- the argC gene encoding N-acetyl-gamma-glutamyl-phosphate reductase yields MTIRVGILGATGYTAFELAKILLRHRGAKITALTTRQDDRPHVSSVHSSLTGRLDLHLENLSLDELAERCDCIFGCLPHAASAAVVPSLLERGLKVVDLSADYRLRDVAVYEKWYGEKHPDPARLPNSAYGLPELFRDPIRGAELIANPGCYPTAATLALAPLLKNGMIQPTDILVDAKSGVSGAGRTPKLGTLYCEANESFSAYGVGTHRHMPEIEQNLEQASGQKCSAIFTPHLVPMDRGILSTCYAKPTAPVTTAEAIAALREFYADEPFVQVIDGLPTTKSVSGTNYCHLTARVVNDRIIVISVIDNLIKGASGAAVQNFNIMYDLAETTALVD; encoded by the coding sequence ATGACCATTCGCGTTGGCATTCTTGGCGCCACAGGATACACGGCATTCGAACTAGCGAAGATTTTGCTGCGCCATCGCGGCGCCAAGATCACGGCGCTGACTACCCGCCAAGACGATCGCCCGCATGTTTCGTCGGTTCATTCGTCCCTGACCGGGCGGCTCGATCTCCATCTCGAAAATCTGTCGCTCGACGAACTGGCCGAGCGGTGCGATTGCATCTTTGGCTGCTTGCCGCACGCCGCGTCGGCCGCCGTTGTCCCCAGTTTGCTCGAGCGCGGCCTGAAGGTGGTCGACCTCAGCGCTGACTATCGTCTGCGCGACGTCGCCGTCTACGAAAAATGGTATGGCGAAAAGCATCCCGATCCGGCTCGTTTGCCCAACTCGGCCTATGGTCTGCCGGAACTGTTCCGCGACCCGATCCGCGGCGCCGAGCTGATCGCCAACCCTGGCTGCTATCCGACGGCTGCGACGCTGGCCCTGGCGCCGCTGCTGAAGAACGGCATGATCCAGCCGACCGATATTTTGGTCGACGCCAAAAGCGGCGTCAGCGGCGCTGGGCGAACGCCCAAGCTGGGGACCCTCTACTGCGAGGCGAATGAGAGTTTCTCGGCCTATGGCGTCGGCACGCATCGCCACATGCCGGAGATCGAGCAGAACCTGGAACAGGCCTCGGGGCAGAAGTGCAGCGCGATCTTTACGCCGCACCTGGTTCCGATGGACCGCGGTATTCTCAGCACTTGCTACGCCAAGCCGACGGCTCCGGTAACGACCGCTGAGGCGATCGCCGCGCTTCGCGAGTTTTACGCCGACGAACCGTTCGTCCAGGTCATTGACGGACTGCCGACCACCAAGAGCGTCAGCGGCACGAACTACTGCCATTTGACGGCCCGCGTCGTAAACGATCGAATCATTGTGATCTCGGTGATCGACAACTTGATCAAAGGCGCCTCAGGCGCCGCGGTGCAGAACTTCAACATCATGTATGATCTGGCGGAAACGACCGCTCTGGTCGACTAA
- the pncA gene encoding bifunctional nicotinamidase/pyrazinamidase has protein sequence MRALLLVDVQNDFLPGGSLAVPEGDQIIPVISDCIDRFDVVVATKDWHPAEHESFASQHFGQAIGDQIDLHGLPQILWPDHCVQHSAGSEFAENLDAAAIDHVIYKGDDPQVDSYSGFFDNDRRHATGLHAWLLAKGVTAVYVAGLATDYCVKFTALDAIDLGYQVYLITDACRGVNLQPGDVTAALKQMEASGVVLVNSTDI, from the coding sequence ATGCGGGCATTACTATTGGTCGACGTGCAAAACGATTTTCTCCCCGGCGGTAGTCTAGCGGTTCCCGAGGGAGACCAGATCATTCCGGTGATCAGCGACTGCATCGATCGCTTTGATGTGGTGGTCGCCACCAAAGATTGGCACCCGGCCGAGCATGAGAGTTTCGCCAGTCAGCATTTTGGCCAGGCGATTGGCGATCAGATTGACCTGCATGGGCTGCCGCAGATCTTGTGGCCCGACCACTGCGTGCAGCACTCGGCGGGAAGTGAGTTTGCCGAAAATCTGGACGCCGCCGCGATTGATCATGTCATCTACAAAGGGGATGACCCGCAGGTCGACAGCTATAGCGGTTTTTTTGATAACGATCGCCGGCACGCCACCGGATTGCATGCGTGGCTGCTGGCGAAAGGGGTAACGGCAGTCTACGTCGCCGGTCTGGCGACCGACTACTGCGTCAAATTTACGGCGCTCGACGCGATTGATCTCGGCTATCAGGTCTATCTGATCACCGACGCGTGTCGCGGCGTCAATTTACAACCAGGCGATGTGACCGCCGCCCTGAAGCAGATGGAAGCGAGCGGCGTCGTGCTGGTTAACAGTACAGACATATAA
- a CDS encoding tetratricopeptide repeat-containing glycosyltransferase family 2 protein yields the protein MSMEANPRKLSVAMIVRDAADALSTTLDSIQSIADEIVVVNTGSQDNTLALAQTRGAKAISHPWEDSFSAARNFALSHVTGDWVLWLDAGETLDADDLPKLRAFVDQEAETDLAYVMIVKVPQTAGGIGSEQIGKIRLLPNNGKIRFEGRVRETPLVSLAECEMQLAALPFPIRRSSHEHDPQRKTRKAVRDVQLVNLEIHEVGPSARLLICMAEAMQALGDHQNALTFYQQAGQLAEENSTESLEAYYGVLTALDEQEDGLEKQIQTCLAALEYYPLDAQLLCAMGGYLQSQGQLELATRSFETAYKYGQINPETWHIEDIDQIAVSCFALAKQLSGEPERAEEILNEALAEHPTSIRLRRQIIDMHVKYARRPEAMEHVQQLPVNFPNREAYRSAVRGATAAAQKNWVAARPYLETAYRNGCRESLCLRWLSVTQLALGLQDEAIETLNEWRSIDATSLEPQQLLASIEQANATVSIPGESRTIRIDTSPEAARGARTGDLPVSKQRNTPQI from the coding sequence ATGAGTATGGAAGCCAATCCGCGCAAACTTTCGGTCGCCATGATTGTGCGTGATGCGGCCGACGCGCTTTCCACGACGCTCGACTCGATTCAGTCGATCGCCGACGAGATTGTCGTGGTTAATACCGGCTCACAAGACAATACGCTGGCGCTCGCCCAAACTCGCGGCGCCAAGGCGATTTCCCACCCCTGGGAAGATAGCTTCAGCGCGGCTCGCAATTTCGCCCTCAGCCACGTCACCGGCGATTGGGTGCTGTGGCTCGATGCCGGCGAAACGCTCGACGCCGACGATCTGCCGAAGCTACGAGCCTTTGTCGATCAGGAAGCCGAAACCGACCTGGCTTACGTGATGATCGTCAAAGTTCCGCAAACCGCCGGCGGGATTGGGTCGGAACAGATCGGCAAGATCCGCCTGCTGCCGAACAACGGCAAGATTCGGTTTGAAGGTCGCGTACGGGAGACGCCGCTCGTTTCGCTCGCCGAGTGCGAAATGCAACTGGCCGCCCTTCCCTTTCCGATTCGCCGTAGCAGCCACGAACATGACCCGCAGCGCAAGACCCGCAAGGCGGTTCGCGACGTCCAGCTGGTCAATCTTGAGATCCACGAAGTCGGTCCGAGCGCTCGCCTGTTGATCTGCATGGCCGAAGCGATGCAAGCCTTGGGCGATCACCAAAACGCGCTCACCTTCTATCAACAAGCGGGACAACTGGCCGAAGAGAACTCGACCGAATCGCTCGAAGCCTACTACGGGGTGCTGACTGCGCTGGACGAACAAGAGGACGGGCTCGAAAAGCAAATTCAAACCTGCCTGGCGGCGCTGGAATACTATCCGCTCGACGCGCAGTTGTTGTGCGCGATGGGAGGTTACCTGCAATCGCAAGGTCAGCTGGAACTGGCGACTCGCTCGTTTGAAACCGCCTACAAATATGGCCAGATCAATCCCGAAACCTGGCACATCGAAGACATCGACCAGATCGCCGTCTCTTGCTTCGCGCTGGCGAAGCAGCTGTCGGGCGAACCGGAGCGGGCCGAAGAGATCTTGAACGAAGCGTTGGCGGAACATCCGACGTCGATTCGGTTGCGGCGTCAGATCATCGACATGCACGTCAAATATGCCCGCCGTCCCGAGGCGATGGAGCACGTGCAGCAGTTGCCGGTCAATTTCCCGAATCGCGAAGCGTATCGCAGCGCTGTTCGCGGCGCGACAGCCGCCGCGCAAAAGAACTGGGTGGCGGCTCGCCCTTACCTGGAAACCGCCTACCGCAACGGCTGCCGCGAATCGCTTTGCCTGCGCTGGCTAAGCGTAACGCAGTTGGCCCTGGGACTGCAGGACGAAGCGATCGAGACCTTGAACGAGTGGCGTTCGATCGACGCGACTTCGCTAGAACCGCAACAGTTGCTCGCTTCGATCGAACAGGCGAATGCGACGGTCAGCATCCCTGGCGAGTCTCGCACCATCCGTATCGATACCAGTCCCGAAGCGGCCCGCGGCGCCCGCACCGGCGACTTGCCGGTCAGCAAACAACGGAATACGCCGCAGATCTGA
- a CDS encoding TIGR01212 family radical SAM protein (This family includes YhcC from E. coli K-12, an uncharacterized radical SAM protein.): protein MVVTPPLKTPDWRLAGHRYYSYNFFLRKKFGQRIQKVSVDAKFTCPNVDGTVAKGGCTFCDNRSFSPSRRVPIRKITDQIDDGIRRLKMRYKVERFIAYFQPATNTYAPVERLRPLYEQAVSHEKVVGMAIGTRPDCVPPPVMDLLAEMAERTYLTVEYGLQTIHNRSLDWMNRGHHVDAYYDAIERSQGLGFEICAHVMLGLPGETHEDMMATAKAIADSPIQSVKIHNLYCVKKTPLADQVAAGEVRLMELDEYASTLVDFLELLPPDMLVERTIGDAPPDYFVGPSWCLDKPTALKTIADRLEGRDTWQGKRYAGNRGVCEAPSEQLA from the coding sequence TTGGTCGTAACTCCCCCCCTAAAAACACCAGACTGGCGACTCGCAGGGCATCGCTACTATTCGTATAACTTCTTTCTCCGCAAGAAGTTTGGCCAACGAATTCAAAAAGTTAGCGTTGACGCGAAATTTACTTGCCCCAATGTGGATGGTACCGTCGCCAAGGGTGGTTGTACGTTCTGTGACAATCGTAGCTTTAGCCCCAGCCGCCGCGTCCCGATCCGCAAGATCACCGATCAAATCGACGACGGCATTCGCCGCCTGAAGATGCGGTACAAAGTGGAGCGATTCATCGCCTATTTCCAGCCGGCGACCAACACCTACGCTCCGGTCGAACGACTCCGTCCGCTCTACGAACAGGCGGTCTCGCATGAAAAAGTGGTCGGTATGGCGATCGGTACCCGTCCCGACTGCGTCCCGCCGCCGGTGATGGACCTGCTGGCCGAAATGGCCGAGCGAACCTACCTGACGGTCGAGTATGGCCTGCAGACAATCCACAATCGCTCGCTCGACTGGATGAACCGCGGGCACCATGTCGACGCCTACTACGACGCGATCGAGCGCAGCCAGGGGCTCGGCTTCGAGATCTGCGCTCACGTGATGCTGGGCCTCCCCGGCGAAACGCACGAAGACATGATGGCGACCGCTAAGGCGATCGCCGACTCGCCGATCCAATCGGTCAAAATCCACAATCTCTACTGCGTGAAGAAGACGCCGCTGGCCGATCAGGTCGCCGCCGGCGAAGTTCGTCTGATGGAGTTGGACGAGTACGCGTCGACGTTGGTCGACTTTCTCGAACTGCTTCCGCCCGACATGCTGGTCGAACGGACCATCGGCGACGCCCCGCCTGATTATTTCGTCGGTCCGTCGTGGTGCCTGGACAAGCCGACCGCGCTGAAGACGATCGCCGATCGTCTCGAGGGTCGCGACACTTGGCAAGGGAAACGCTACGCCGGCAATCGAGGCGTTTGCGAGGCTCCCAGCGAGCAATTAGCCTGA